One window from the genome of Acuticoccus sp. I52.16.1 encodes:
- a CDS encoding 2Fe-2S iron-sulfur cluster-binding protein yields the protein MDTTLDVNGSRHTLDLDPRTTLLDALRHHLHLTGSKKGCDHGQCGACTVLVNGRRINACLSLAVMHEGDQVTTIEGLGTSDKLSAMQEAFVEHDGYQCGYCTPGQICSAVGMLDEMEMGWPSHIAADITKSPVMSEREVSERMSGNLCRCAAYPNIIDAILDAASRQR from the coding sequence ATGGACACAACTCTGGATGTCAACGGGTCGCGCCACACGCTGGACCTCGACCCGCGCACCACGCTGCTCGACGCACTGCGCCACCATCTGCACCTGACCGGCTCGAAGAAGGGCTGCGATCACGGCCAGTGCGGCGCCTGCACGGTGCTGGTCAACGGCCGGCGCATCAACGCCTGCCTGTCTCTCGCGGTGATGCACGAGGGCGATCAGGTCACCACCATCGAAGGCCTCGGCACGTCGGACAAATTGTCGGCCATGCAGGAGGCGTTCGTGGAGCACGACGGCTATCAGTGCGGTTACTGCACCCCCGGCCAGATCTGTTCGGCCGTCGGCATGCTGGACGAGATGGAGATGGGCTGGCCGTCCCACATCGCGGCGGACATCACCAAGAGCCCGGTGATGTCCGAGCGGGAGGTTTCCGAGCGGATGAGCGGCAACCTGTGCCGCTGCGCCGCCTATCCCAACATCATCGACGCGATCCTCGACGCGGCGAGCCGCCAGCGATGA
- a CDS encoding xanthine dehydrogenase family protein subunit M, whose product MRPFDYHRADTRQDAVAAVSTGATIIAGGTNLLDLMKLEVMAPPTLVDITRLEMRGFTETEDGGLRIGALVTNADLAAHPRVRKDYPVLSMALLAGASGQLRNKATTGGNLLQRTRCYYFYDKATPCNKRDPGAGCAAIGGANRMHAILGASRSCIATHPSDMAVAMQALEAVVEVEGPEGSRQIPLLAFHRLPGDTPHIETELKAGEMIVAVRLPAPTRSNQTYRKVRDRSSYAFALVSIAAVVGIENGRIARARLAFGGLAHKPWRDPAVEALLEGEVPTSRLFEKAADLLLAEAEGQGENDFKIPLARRTLKATLAEVMDEHA is encoded by the coding sequence ATGAGACCGTTCGATTACCACCGCGCCGACACGCGCCAGGACGCCGTGGCCGCCGTATCCACCGGGGCCACCATCATCGCCGGCGGCACCAACCTGCTCGACCTGATGAAGCTCGAGGTGATGGCGCCGCCCACGCTGGTCGACATCACGCGCCTGGAGATGCGCGGCTTCACCGAGACCGAGGACGGGGGGCTGCGCATCGGCGCGCTCGTCACCAACGCCGACCTCGCCGCCCATCCGCGCGTGCGGAAGGACTATCCGGTCCTGTCGATGGCGTTGCTGGCGGGGGCGAGCGGCCAGCTGCGCAACAAGGCGACCACCGGCGGCAACCTGCTGCAGCGCACCCGGTGCTACTATTTCTACGACAAGGCGACCCCCTGCAACAAACGCGACCCAGGCGCCGGTTGCGCGGCGATCGGCGGCGCGAACCGGATGCACGCGATCCTGGGTGCCAGCCGCTCGTGCATCGCAACCCACCCCAGCGACATGGCCGTCGCCATGCAGGCGCTGGAAGCGGTGGTCGAGGTCGAGGGGCCGGAGGGGTCGCGGCAGATCCCGCTCCTCGCCTTCCACCGGCTTCCGGGTGACACCCCGCACATCGAGACCGAGCTGAAGGCCGGCGAGATGATCGTCGCGGTACGCCTTCCGGCGCCGACGCGCTCCAATCAGACCTATCGCAAGGTGCGGGACCGCTCGTCCTACGCCTTCGCGCTGGTGAGCATCGCGGCGGTGGTGGGCATCGAGAACGGGCGCATCGCCCGCGCGCGGCTCGCGTTCGGCGGGCTGGCCCACAAGCCTTGGCGCGACCCCGCCGTGGAAGCGCTGCTGGAGGGCGAGGTGCCGACCTCGCGCCTCTTCGAGAAGGCGGCGGACCTGCTTCTCGCCGAGGCCGAGGGGCAGGGCGAGAACGACTTCAAGATCCCCCTCGCGCGACGCACGCTGAAGGCGACGCTGGCGGAAGTGATGGACGAGCACGCATGA
- a CDS encoding xanthine dehydrogenase family protein molybdopterin-binding subunit, whose product MSAHLRMDQPARRHRLDEMAQGVLGKGAPRKDGPLKVSGEATYAAEWQIAGLTYGVLVRAGAVGTLRGMNRAEVEAMPGVLAVVEDERFVRNSAQGTADAAPVQDLPTIDYVGQAVALVVAESFEAARHAALALRPEIVPREGIVFDPESPDAVVDVPQDDQASQGDLDKAMAEAAHTVDVVYRTAPHSAVAMEPHASIAQWDGTTLTLRGSYQMLKYNRNELADSLGLDPGDVRILSPYVGGGFGSKLGIAAEAVAASVAAMRLGRPVSVAMTRPQTMEAVYRRTESRQRVRLAADAGGRLVGIGHEALVSNLPDEAFSEPVTQSTPFLYRGEHRQIVQKVARIHRPATGSVRSPGEALGMPVVENAMDELAVAAGIDPVALRLMNIPEVDPSEGIPYSSNTLAEALRRGAEAFGWAERARPPASCREGEWLLGVGVASASRVNNLMEAKARVTLAPDGRAHVETDMTDIGTGTYTILSQIAAEMLGLELDHVVTTLGDTDLPAGSGSGGSWGASSVGSAVYLACEAIRRELAGRLGVPETELTLTDGTAIAGNRRTPLREVLGGEALSVVGHLEPGATDGAVRQASWGAYFCEVAVSAVTGETRVRQMHGTFAAGRILNHQTARSQCLGGMTWGIGMALTEALIHDPRDGHIVNHDLAEYHIPVNLDVPQLEVLLLDERDDWANPIQSKGIGELGFCGAAAAVTNAIFNATGIRVRDYPVTLDRLLAAGLPDPD is encoded by the coding sequence ATGAGCGCACATCTTCGCATGGACCAGCCGGCCCGCCGGCATCGCCTCGACGAGATGGCGCAGGGCGTTCTCGGCAAAGGCGCTCCGCGCAAGGACGGCCCGCTGAAGGTGAGCGGGGAGGCGACCTACGCGGCGGAATGGCAAATCGCGGGGCTGACGTACGGGGTGCTGGTGCGGGCCGGCGCCGTCGGCACCCTGCGCGGCATGAACCGGGCCGAGGTGGAGGCGATGCCGGGCGTCCTGGCGGTCGTCGAGGACGAGCGCTTCGTGCGCAACTCGGCCCAGGGCACCGCCGACGCGGCGCCGGTGCAGGACTTGCCGACGATCGACTATGTCGGTCAGGCGGTCGCGCTGGTGGTGGCCGAAAGCTTCGAGGCCGCGCGCCACGCCGCGCTGGCGCTGCGGCCGGAGATCGTACCGCGCGAGGGTATCGTGTTCGATCCCGAGTCGCCGGACGCCGTGGTGGATGTGCCGCAGGACGACCAGGCGAGCCAGGGCGACCTCGACAAGGCGATGGCCGAGGCCGCGCATACGGTCGACGTCGTCTACCGCACCGCGCCCCATTCGGCAGTCGCAATGGAGCCGCACGCCTCGATCGCGCAGTGGGACGGCACGACGCTGACCCTGCGCGGCTCCTACCAGATGCTGAAATATAACCGGAACGAGCTCGCCGACTCGCTCGGCCTCGATCCGGGCGACGTGCGCATCCTGTCGCCGTACGTCGGCGGGGGCTTCGGCTCCAAGCTCGGCATCGCGGCGGAGGCGGTGGCGGCATCGGTGGCGGCGATGCGCCTCGGCCGCCCGGTCTCGGTCGCGATGACCCGTCCGCAGACGATGGAGGCGGTCTACCGCCGCACCGAATCGCGCCAGCGTGTGCGCCTCGCCGCCGACGCCGGCGGTCGCCTCGTCGGCATCGGTCACGAGGCGCTCGTGTCGAACCTGCCGGACGAGGCCTTCTCCGAGCCGGTCACGCAGTCGACCCCGTTCCTCTATCGTGGCGAGCACCGGCAGATCGTGCAGAAGGTGGCGCGCATCCACCGCCCGGCGACCGGCTCGGTCCGCTCGCCGGGAGAAGCACTGGGGATGCCCGTCGTCGAGAACGCGATGGACGAGCTGGCGGTGGCCGCCGGGATCGACCCGGTCGCGCTGCGGCTGATGAACATCCCCGAGGTCGACCCGTCCGAAGGCATCCCGTACTCGTCCAACACGCTCGCCGAGGCGTTGCGGCGCGGGGCGGAGGCGTTCGGCTGGGCCGAGCGAGCCCGGCCTCCGGCGTCGTGCCGGGAGGGGGAGTGGCTGCTGGGCGTCGGCGTCGCCTCGGCCTCGCGCGTCAACAACCTGATGGAGGCCAAGGCGCGCGTGACGCTGGCGCCGGACGGCCGCGCCCATGTCGAGACCGACATGACCGACATCGGCACCGGGACCTACACGATCCTGTCGCAGATCGCGGCGGAGATGCTGGGCCTCGAGCTGGATCACGTCGTCACCACGCTGGGCGACACGGACCTTCCCGCGGGGTCGGGCTCGGGCGGGTCGTGGGGCGCGTCGTCGGTGGGGAGCGCGGTCTACCTCGCGTGCGAGGCGATCCGGCGCGAGCTCGCCGGCCGGCTGGGCGTCCCCGAGACGGAACTCACCTTGACCGACGGGACCGCCATCGCCGGCAACCGCCGCACGCCGCTGCGCGAGGTGCTGGGCGGGGAAGCGCTCTCGGTCGTCGGGCACCTGGAGCCCGGTGCGACCGACGGGGCCGTGCGCCAGGCGAGCTGGGGCGCCTACTTCTGCGAGGTGGCGGTGAGCGCGGTGACCGGCGAGACGCGGGTGCGCCAGATGCACGGCACGTTCGCCGCGGGGCGCATCCTCAATCACCAGACGGCCCGCTCGCAGTGTCTGGGTGGGATGACCTGGGGCATCGGCATGGCCCTGACCGAGGCGTTGATCCACGACCCGCGCGACGGCCACATCGTCAACCACGATCTCGCCGAATATCACATTCCGGTGAACCTCGACGTGCCGCAGCTCGAGGTCCTCTTGCTGGACGAGCGGGACGATTGGGCCAATCCTATACAATCGAAGGGGATCGGCGAGCTGGGATTTTGCGGCGCGGCGGCGGCGGTGACGAACGCGATCTTCAACGCCACGGGCATCCGCGTCCGCGACTATCCGGTCACACTCGACAGGCTTCTCGCCGCGGGGCTTCCCGACCCGGATTGA
- a CDS encoding extracellular solute-binding protein, translated as MARLTPSRRHVLAMAAAGTLGAATARVSPVWATGAPQRHGFSPLGALKYAPGEAFAYVDTDAPRGGALHLTRVGAFDTIDTLTYPGRPPADLRLIYDHLIVESDDEVASYYGLLAEEIEVAPDYSAVIFTIRPEARWHDGEPVTAADVAFTFERLKSEGAPYYRQAFRPLSVTAEGDRAIFANARPGDRDVVRRISTIPIHPAHVWSAGRPEAPVGSGPYRLETFEAPQRLVLAREPDYWGRDLAVNRGRWNFDTLAFTFYRDPTVALEAFKAGEADVRSEDDPTRWARGYEGPALASASVVREETEVEGVGELAGLVANMRRPLLADRRVRLALALAYDFEAVNALLFHGSLQPLQSVFAGTPLAASGPAGAERDLVAELPEAALDDPDPLAGLPQPGTRAGLAEAARLLDEAGLTMQGGARVDPATGQPVRLRVLSMSPALTKPLPWLTNSLGNLGITLDEVRADPATAAQMTLDKDFDLATLTWSPARLPGTAERLLWHSALADAPHSYALSGVDSPILDACIEALERAASPAELERAGRAFDRVFRHIMPMVPLWRSATVRTAWWDRFGRPQAERTGFPPSPIDRWWAAG; from the coding sequence ATGGCGCGCCTGACGCCTTCGCGCCGGCACGTGCTGGCGATGGCCGCCGCCGGCACCTTGGGCGCGGCGACCGCGCGCGTGTCGCCGGTGTGGGCGACCGGGGCCCCGCAACGGCACGGCTTCTCGCCGCTCGGAGCGCTGAAATATGCACCGGGGGAGGCGTTCGCCTACGTCGACACCGACGCTCCGCGTGGCGGCGCGCTGCACCTGACCCGCGTCGGCGCCTTCGACACGATCGACACCCTGACCTATCCCGGCCGCCCGCCGGCGGACCTGCGCCTCATCTACGACCACCTGATCGTCGAGAGCGACGACGAGGTGGCGAGCTATTATGGCCTCCTCGCCGAGGAGATCGAGGTGGCGCCGGACTACAGCGCCGTGATCTTCACCATCCGCCCCGAGGCGCGCTGGCACGACGGCGAGCCGGTGACCGCGGCGGACGTCGCCTTCACCTTCGAGCGACTGAAGAGCGAGGGCGCGCCTTACTATCGCCAGGCCTTCCGCCCGCTGAGCGTCACCGCCGAGGGCGACCGGGCGATCTTCGCCAACGCGCGGCCCGGCGACCGTGACGTCGTGCGGCGCATCTCCACCATCCCCATCCACCCCGCCCACGTGTGGTCGGCGGGTCGGCCGGAGGCGCCGGTCGGCTCCGGTCCCTATCGCCTGGAGACGTTCGAGGCGCCGCAGCGGCTCGTCCTCGCCCGCGAGCCGGATTACTGGGGCCGCGACCTCGCGGTGAACCGGGGGCGCTGGAACTTCGACACGCTGGCGTTCACCTTCTACCGCGACCCGACGGTGGCGCTGGAGGCGTTCAAGGCCGGCGAGGCGGACGTGCGCTCCGAGGACGACCCGACGCGCTGGGCGCGGGGCTACGAGGGGCCGGCGCTGGCGTCCGCGTCGGTGGTGCGCGAAGAGACCGAGGTCGAGGGTGTGGGCGAGCTGGCCGGGCTCGTCGCCAACATGCGCCGGCCGCTGCTGGCCGACCGCCGCGTGCGGCTGGCGCTGGCGCTGGCCTACGACTTCGAGGCGGTCAACGCGCTCCTCTTTCACGGGTCGCTGCAACCGCTGCAAAGCGTCTTCGCCGGCACGCCGCTGGCGGCCTCCGGGCCGGCCGGGGCGGAGCGCGACCTCGTCGCGGAGCTTCCCGAAGCGGCGCTCGATGACCCCGATCCGCTGGCCGGCCTGCCGCAGCCGGGCACGCGCGCCGGCCTCGCCGAAGCGGCGCGACTGCTGGACGAGGCGGGGCTGACGATGCAGGGGGGCGCGCGGGTCGACCCGGCGACGGGCCAGCCGGTGCGCCTGCGGGTCCTGTCGATGAGCCCCGCGCTCACCAAGCCGCTGCCGTGGCTGACGAATTCGCTCGGCAACCTCGGCATCACGCTCGACGAGGTGCGGGCCGACCCCGCCACCGCCGCGCAGATGACGCTCGACAAGGACTTCGACCTCGCCACGCTGACGTGGTCCCCGGCACGGTTGCCGGGCACGGCCGAGCGGTTGCTGTGGCACAGCGCGCTGGCCGACGCGCCGCACTCCTATGCGCTGTCGGGGGTCGATTCGCCGATCCTCGACGCGTGCATCGAGGCTTTGGAGCGCGCCGCGTCGCCGGCCGAGCTGGAGCGCGCAGGCCGCGCCTTCGACCGCGTCTTCCGCCACATCATGCCGATGGTGCCGCTGTGGCGCTCGGCGACCGTCCGCACCGCCTGGTGGGACCGGTTCGGCCGCCCGCAGGCGGAGCGCACGGGTTTCCCGCCGTCTCCCATCGACCGCTGGTGGGCGGCCGGTTGA
- a CDS encoding antibiotic biosynthesis monooxygenase — translation MFIAMNRFKVRKGSEDEFQEVWLQRDVKMRTEPGFVEFHLLRGPEHEDHTLFSSHTIWESEDHFIAWTKGEAFKEAHRNAPSRAPLYIGGPQFEGFRVVQTVTREESEIA, via the coding sequence GTGTTTATCGCGATGAACAGGTTCAAGGTTCGCAAGGGCTCGGAAGACGAGTTCCAAGAGGTCTGGCTACAGCGCGACGTGAAGATGCGCACCGAGCCCGGCTTCGTGGAGTTCCATCTTCTGCGCGGCCCCGAGCACGAGGACCACACGCTGTTCTCGTCGCACACGATCTGGGAATCGGAGGATCACTTCATCGCCTGGACGAAGGGCGAGGCCTTCAAGGAGGCGCACCGCAACGCGCCCTCGCGCGCCCCGCTCTACATCGGCGGCCCGCAGTTCGAGGGGTTCCGGGTCGTCCAGACGGTGACGCGCGAAGAATCCGAGATCGCGTGA
- a CDS encoding calcium-binding protein, translating into MITVDATSLESGINYDTFLEEYYEGMPVGASTYRGGEPDFAFGGFYYVSGPEVSFEFEGFDQLVLLEGEEIAYDFIHYGPEFGHGISGEVDEIVFGYAGPDTTTADGTENGVIVGLESGLYVTGLDLVAAPGSGNSADNPVYSIYDAARTGDNGAEGEDPIGDLYDILAGQAQHFLGTNYDDVYTGTGYGDLVQGFNGADVLYGAAGEDRIYGDRADDMLYGGNANDLLSGDAGNDSLYGENGADSLYGQGGNDYVEGGNGHDLIGGFAGHDELWGNAGNDSIYGGGGNDTVSGGAGNDLIFGRRGADLLLGNDGNDRIYGDEGNDDITGGAGRDGLFGGSGGDTFIYLEATDSTTDAADNLRDFDIGSDAIDLSIFDLTFVDAFTGEAGEVTINERDDRSNVQADLDGDGVADMYIVVHTTGLTESDLILA; encoded by the coding sequence ATGATTACGGTCGACGCAACGAGTCTCGAATCCGGCATCAACTACGACACGTTTCTAGAAGAATATTACGAGGGGATGCCGGTCGGCGCCTCGACCTACCGCGGTGGCGAGCCCGACTTCGCATTCGGCGGCTTCTACTATGTCAGCGGCCCGGAAGTCTCCTTCGAGTTCGAAGGCTTCGACCAGCTGGTGCTGCTCGAGGGCGAGGAGATCGCCTACGACTTCATCCACTACGGTCCCGAATTCGGCCACGGCATCTCCGGTGAGGTCGACGAGATCGTCTTCGGTTACGCCGGTCCCGACACCACCACCGCCGACGGAACCGAGAACGGCGTCATCGTCGGCCTCGAGAGCGGCCTCTACGTCACCGGCCTCGACCTCGTCGCGGCGCCGGGCAGCGGCAACTCGGCCGACAACCCCGTCTACTCGATCTACGACGCCGCTCGCACCGGCGACAACGGCGCCGAAGGCGAAGACCCGATCGGCGACCTCTACGACATCCTCGCCGGCCAGGCGCAGCATTTCCTCGGCACCAACTACGACGACGTCTACACCGGCACCGGCTACGGTGACCTGGTGCAGGGCTTCAACGGCGCCGACGTCCTCTACGGCGCCGCCGGCGAAGACCGCATCTACGGCGACCGCGCCGACGACATGCTCTACGGCGGCAATGCCAACGACCTGCTCTCCGGCGACGCCGGCAACGACTCGCTCTACGGCGAGAACGGCGCCGATTCGCTCTACGGCCAGGGCGGCAACGACTATGTCGAGGGCGGCAACGGGCACGACCTGATCGGCGGCTTCGCCGGCCATGACGAGCTGTGGGGCAACGCCGGCAACGACTCCATCTACGGCGGCGGCGGCAACGACACCGTCAGCGGTGGCGCCGGCAACGACCTCATCTTCGGCCGCCGCGGTGCCGACCTGCTGCTCGGCAACGACGGCAACGACCGCATCTACGGCGACGAAGGCAACGACGACATCACCGGCGGTGCCGGGCGCGACGGCCTGTTCGGCGGCTCGGGCGGGGACACCTTCATCTACCTCGAGGCGACCGACTCGACCACCGACGCGGCCGACAACCTGCGCGACTTCGATATCGGCTCGGACGCGATCGACCTGTCGATCTTCGACCTGACCTTCGTCGACGCGTTCACCGGCGAGGCCGGCGAGGTCACCATCAACGAGCGTGACGATCGCAGCAACGTCCAGGCCGACCTCGACGGTGACGGCGTGGCGGACATGTACATCGTCGTGCACACCACGGGTCTGACCGAGTCCGACCTCATCCTCGCTTAA
- a CDS encoding TonB-dependent receptor domain-containing protein has product MWRSRFLAVLLAGTAITAASAQDIVLEEIVVAGEVEGDRTGEATASSEAAGTSSADGASEAAALDPRLSPAAEAALRSPTATTVLTRGTLQREQGRSIADALQTVPGVIVTESADDPGMSINIRGLQDFGRVAVSIDGARQNFGRSGHSANDSVYLDQRMVKSVEVTRGPINVVGGSAIGGTVAFQTIDADDVLRDDETYGGRVETTVETNGPGGVLHGEAATRIGQAFDVLAAGTFRNASDYYDGDGDMIRSEEQLLSGLLKARLRLAEEHETVFSAMRVANSFDSGTSTVRNTDQTDDTITLGHHWDSANPFIDLNAKAYYTGTNLEQENLSGSFVGAQRSFNIGTYGGEAYNTANFIVAGFENTTIIGGDGFYDDVTSKDELNLSNGSTPSGQRGVYGAYIQHTAKRGWFEVIGALRYDGYVLDGVDQDTGDKVHKDGGHLSPKITVAVTPVDPVTVYASYSEGYRAPSVTETLVQGVHPPPVQFPFFPNPNLDPEIAHNVEAGVNLAFDDLAIRGDRLRLKASAYHNTVDDYIDLECSTFPLPGGCTYVNVAEAVLYGFELDAIYDTGRVYGRVTGTYVESKDLDSGDPLSNVQPWRVSGTLGGRALGGRLDAGATLTYVAEKDEADFLGLTGDSYTLLDAYLNFNITEDTVASLTLKNILNKQYTQYLDLEPSPGFSAFLTVSHRFGGGQRSIPQGETL; this is encoded by the coding sequence ATGTGGCGTTCCCGTTTCCTCGCGGTCCTCTTGGCAGGCACCGCCATCACCGCCGCCAGTGCGCAGGATATCGTGCTGGAGGAGATCGTCGTCGCCGGTGAGGTCGAAGGGGACCGGACCGGCGAGGCGACGGCGAGCAGCGAGGCCGCGGGAACGTCATCGGCCGACGGGGCATCGGAGGCGGCGGCGCTGGACCCGCGCCTGTCGCCCGCCGCCGAGGCCGCCTTGCGCTCCCCCACCGCGACGACGGTCCTGACGCGCGGCACCTTGCAGCGCGAGCAGGGCCGCTCGATCGCCGATGCCCTGCAGACCGTCCCCGGCGTCATCGTGACCGAGTCGGCCGACGATCCGGGGATGTCCATCAACATCCGCGGCCTGCAGGACTTCGGCCGCGTCGCCGTGTCCATCGACGGCGCGCGCCAAAACTTCGGCCGCTCGGGCCACTCGGCCAACGATTCGGTCTACCTCGACCAACGGATGGTGAAGTCCGTCGAGGTCACGCGCGGGCCGATCAACGTGGTCGGCGGCAGCGCCATCGGCGGCACCGTCGCCTTCCAGACCATCGACGCCGACGACGTGCTGCGCGACGACGAGACCTACGGCGGACGCGTCGAGACCACGGTAGAGACCAACGGGCCGGGCGGCGTCCTCCACGGCGAGGCGGCGACCCGCATCGGACAGGCGTTCGACGTTCTGGCCGCCGGTACCTTCCGCAACGCCAGCGACTATTATGACGGCGACGGCGACATGATCCGCAGCGAGGAGCAGCTCCTCTCCGGCCTCCTCAAGGCGCGCCTGCGCCTGGCCGAGGAGCACGAGACGGTGTTCTCGGCCATGCGCGTCGCCAACAGCTTCGACAGCGGAACGTCCACCGTCCGCAACACCGACCAGACCGACGACACGATCACGCTGGGCCACCATTGGGACAGCGCCAACCCGTTCATCGATCTCAACGCCAAGGCCTACTATACCGGCACGAACCTGGAGCAGGAGAACCTGTCGGGCTCGTTTGTCGGGGCGCAGCGCAGCTTCAACATCGGCACCTACGGCGGCGAGGCGTACAATACCGCCAACTTCATCGTCGCCGGGTTCGAGAACACGACCATCATCGGCGGCGACGGCTTCTACGACGACGTCACCTCCAAGGACGAACTGAACCTGTCGAACGGGTCCACCCCGTCCGGCCAGCGCGGGGTCTACGGCGCTTACATCCAGCACACCGCCAAGCGCGGTTGGTTCGAGGTGATCGGTGCCCTGCGCTACGACGGCTACGTGCTGGACGGCGTCGACCAGGACACCGGCGACAAGGTCCACAAGGACGGCGGCCACCTCTCGCCCAAGATCACGGTCGCGGTGACGCCGGTCGACCCGGTGACGGTCTACGCCTCCTATTCGGAAGGGTACCGCGCGCCCTCCGTCACCGAGACGCTGGTCCAGGGCGTGCACCCGCCGCCCGTGCAGTTCCCGTTCTTCCCGAACCCCAACCTCGATCCCGAGATCGCGCACAACGTCGAGGCCGGCGTGAACCTGGCGTTCGACGACCTCGCCATCCGCGGCGACCGGCTGCGCTTGAAGGCCTCCGCCTACCACAACACGGTTGACGACTATATCGACCTCGAGTGCTCGACCTTTCCGCTTCCAGGTGGGTGCACCTACGTCAACGTCGCCGAGGCGGTCCTCTACGGCTTCGAGCTCGACGCGATCTACGATACCGGCCGCGTCTACGGCCGTGTCACGGGCACGTACGTCGAGAGCAAGGACCTCGACAGCGGCGACCCGCTGTCCAACGTCCAGCCCTGGCGTGTGTCGGGTACGCTGGGCGGGCGCGCCCTCGGCGGCCGCCTCGACGCCGGCGCCACGCTGACCTACGTCGCGGAGAAGGACGAAGCGGACTTCCTCGGTCTGACGGGCGACAGCTACACGCTGCTCGATGCGTACCTGAACTTCAACATCACCGAAGATACCGTGGCCTCGCTGACGTTGAAGAATATCTTGAACAAGCAGTACACGCAGTATCTCGACCTCGAGCCTAGCCCCGGCTTCTCAGCGTTCCTGACGGTGAGCCACCGCTTCGGCGGCGGGCAGCGCTCCATCCCCCAAGGAGAGACCCTTTGA
- a CDS encoding calcium-binding protein codes for MTVEVTFGADQTSGLSYPSVYNAFLSDFVAAGYPYMEVSTQIVALGELDGADTQIFIINGDDFEYDLATHTVSGSIDEIIIGTLGDSYNADGSFDVDADDEIVGYDTIVRYDGLDLTNAVGVKGDVNELVAEILYLNSGENRGTEMLDSTLNGQAQVVMDTTGNDTYFGTRFDDEFFGTEGRDVAVGGNGDDYLYGGDGVDVLVGSLGDDTLDGAGDNDKLRGRWGDDVLIGGEGDDQIFGNADDDSVRGGSGNDVLIGGVGADSLDSGAGRDVFLYRTADEPDGDIIYALDDENDIISLRPIDANVNTAAKDSFVIVDAFSGAAGELQVTEASGNTVVAGDLTGNGEADFTFTIWNQTDVPDGVFLL; via the coding sequence TTGACCGTCGAAGTGACTTTTGGCGCGGACCAGACGTCCGGCCTCAGCTACCCGTCCGTCTACAACGCGTTCCTGAGCGACTTCGTGGCGGCCGGGTACCCCTACATGGAAGTCTCGACCCAGATCGTCGCGCTCGGGGAACTGGACGGGGCCGACACGCAGATCTTCATCATCAACGGTGACGACTTCGAGTACGACCTCGCCACCCACACGGTCAGCGGCTCGATCGACGAGATCATCATCGGCACGCTCGGTGACAGCTACAACGCCGACGGCTCGTTCGACGTCGACGCCGACGACGAGATCGTCGGTTACGACACGATCGTGCGCTACGACGGGCTGGATCTGACCAACGCCGTCGGCGTGAAGGGCGACGTCAACGAGCTGGTCGCGGAGATCCTGTATCTCAACAGCGGCGAGAACCGTGGCACCGAAATGCTCGACTCGACGCTCAACGGCCAGGCCCAGGTCGTGATGGACACGACCGGCAACGACACCTACTTCGGCACCCGGTTCGACGACGAGTTCTTCGGCACCGAGGGTCGTGACGTGGCCGTCGGCGGCAACGGCGACGACTATCTCTACGGCGGCGACGGCGTCGACGTGCTCGTCGGCAGCCTGGGCGACGATACGCTCGACGGCGCCGGCGACAACGACAAGCTGCGCGGCCGCTGGGGCGACGACGTGCTGATCGGCGGCGAAGGCGACGACCAGATCTTCGGCAATGCCGACGACGACAGCGTGCGCGGCGGCAGCGGCAACGACGTGCTGATCGGTGGCGTGGGGGCGGACTCGCTCGATTCCGGCGCCGGCCGCGACGTCTTCCTCTACCGCACGGCCGACGAGCCGGACGGCGACATCATCTACGCGCTCGACGACGAGAACGACATCATCTCGCTGCGCCCGATCGACGCCAACGTGAACACCGCCGCGAAGGACAGCTTCGTCATCGTCGACGCCTTCTCCGGCGCCGCGGGCGAGTTGCAGGTCACCGAGGCCAGCGGCAACACCGTCGTCGCCGGCGATCTGACCGGCAACGGCGAGGCCGACTTCACGTTCACCATCTGGAACCAGACGGACGTGCCGGACGGCGTCTTCCTGCTCTGA
- a CDS encoding cysteine rich repeat-containing protein, translating into MPSLTRVMRTAVTGAVLLAAGGAALAQTPPKMKQMSREDMMTLFQACKDDYRRYCKDVEPGDGRIARCMGEHRENLSEQCRVTVRDIMLK; encoded by the coding sequence ATGCCCTCTCTGACCCGCGTGATGCGGACGGCCGTGACCGGTGCCGTGCTGCTGGCGGCCGGCGGCGCGGCGCTCGCGCAGACGCCGCCGAAGATGAAGCAGATGTCCCGCGAGGACATGATGACCCTCTTCCAAGCCTGCAAGGACGACTACCGGCGGTACTGCAAGGACGTCGAGCCCGGCGACGGGCGGATCGCGCGCTGCATGGGCGAGCACCGCGAGAATCTGTCCGAGCAATGTCGCGTCACCGTGCGCGACATCATGTTGAAATAG